DNA from Megalops cyprinoides isolate fMegCyp1 chromosome 14, fMegCyp1.pri, whole genome shotgun sequence:
CTGCAAGGTTCCCAATCTAAATCTGTCTGTTTTATCTGGACAGTCTATCTGGACTGAGATGTACTTTCCTCAGTATGCTTTCTGCATTCCTCCTCACAGTGGGAAGTGCTAACACGTGTTGCTCGGCCAGAAAGAATgcttcagtgaatgaatgataaATTGAATGTGTCCCTTGCATgttcacactgaaataaaagcCACACTGGTTTTCTGTTATGGAACTGGTTGTTAAATCAGTCACCCAagtgttgctgtgttttgaaGTGTGGCTGCTGAAGCGTAACTTTGTTCTACTGTCTGTCTCTAAACTCCGGTCAGGATTCGCAGATTCAAATGGGGGTTGGACTTTAGACTCTAAAGCCTGTCTTGGGTAATATAATAGCTTACAAGCACACAGAGCTAAGATTCCACAGagaggccacacacacacacacacacacacacacacacacatacgcacacgcacgcaagAGAGTGAGAGTACAGCCCCTCTGCTGACAAGCCCCTGCCAGATCTCGGGGAGGTGGATTCCTGTGCTCACAGCGCTGATAGCCATGCGTGGGGAGGGCTGGGTGTCTGCCGTGGGGCTGCTggcctggctgtgctgtgtgccgGGGCCCGTGCGGGGGGAGAAGGTGCTGGTCATGCCGGTGGACGGCAGTCACTGGCTCAGCATGCAGATCCTGGTGCAGGAGCTCACCCGGCGCGGCCATGAGATGGTGGTGCTGGTGCCCGACACCAGTCTGCTGATCGGAGGCTCGGCCCACTACAGGACGGAGATCTTCCGTGTGCCGTACAGCGCAGCCCAGCTGGCCGCCAGCGTGGAGAGCCTGAAGGAGGGCGCCTTCCAGAAGAGCCCGGAGCTGAGCGACGTGCTGGTGAACGTGCAGAGGCTGCTGAACTTCACCAACATGCAGGTGCGGGGGTGCGAGGCGCTGCTGTATGACGTGCCGCTGATGCAGCGTCTGCGCGATGAGCGCTTCCAGCTCATGCTGACCGACCCCTTCCTGCCCTGCGGCTCCATCCTCGCCCACGCCTTCGCACTGCCCGCCGTCTACTTCCTGCGTGGCATCCCCTGCGGGCTGGAGGACAAGGCCGCGCAGAACCCCTCGCCACCCTCCTTCGTCCCGCGCTTTTTCACGGGACACTCCGACCGCATGGACTTCCTGCAGAGGGTGAAGAACGTGGTGATGACGGTGGTGGAGGAGAAGCTGTGTCGGACACTCTTCGCCAGCTTCGATGAGCTCTCCAGCAGGTACCTGCAGCAGGACATCACCTACCGGGAGCTCGTGGGCCACGGCGCCGTCTGGCTGCTGAGGTACGACTTCACCTTCGAGTTTCCCCGCCCCTTCATGCCCAACATGATTCACATCGGAGGCATCAACTGTGCCAAGAGGAGCCCCCTTCCCACGGTGAGTCTCCACAGAGGAGCGGCGTTCTTCTGCCCAGGCCCTGGATCACCCGTGTCCAACGGCAACCATCTATAACATACAGGATGCAATCCAATTTAAGGGTGTAtgcattacacacaaaaaatatttctctcaATAGTAAGGATAACTGACATTTTGTCACCAAAAGTGCTGTGCAATAATTCCTCGAGTCTCAGTATGTGGAGCATGTCTGTAGGCGCGCAGACGGGTGTAGATTTGTCATTCTGACCTTGCCGCAGAATGAATCcactctctctgttgctctgaCTCAGTGTAAAGTGCTGGTCGGTCTGTCTCAGCGGACGTGAGTGTTTCAGTCTGTGATTGTGGTTTAGGCTGTCAGTGCTGCATTCCAGCTGTGTCTCACCCTGACGGGCTCGGGGTCTCCGCTGCACTGACGGGCTCAGGACTCGGGGTCTCCGCTGCACTGACGGGCTTGGGGTCCCCACTGCACTGACGGGCTCGGGGTCTCCGCTGCACTGATGGGC
Protein-coding regions in this window:
- the LOC118788784 gene encoding UDP-glucuronosyltransferase-like isoform X2 — translated: MRGEGWVSAVGLLAWLCCVPGPVRGEKVLVMPVDGSHWLSMQILVQELTRRGHEMVVLVPDTSLLIGGSAHYRTEIFRVPYSAAQLAASVESLKEGAFQKSPELSDVLVNVQRLLNFTNMQVRGCEALLYDVPLMQRLRDERFQLMLTDPFLPCGSILAHAFALPAVYFLRGIPCGLEDKAAQNPSPPSFVPRFFTGHSDRMDFLQRVKNVVMTVVEEKLCRTLFASFDELSSRYLQQDITYRELVGHGAVWLLRYDFTFEFPRPFMPNMIHIGGINCAKRSPLPTELQKFVNESGEHGFIVFTLGSVVSQMPVEKAKLFFEAFRQIPQRVLWRYTGPTPDNLPENVKLMKWLPQNDLLGHPKARAFITHGGTHGIYEGICNAVPMVMMPLFGDQGDNVQRMAVRGVAEVLSIFEVTTETLLQALNKVINDTSYKDNMLKLSAVHKDRPMEPLDLAVFWTEFVMRHKGADHLRPAAHHLNWVQYHCLDVIGLLVVIVVTVVMVTVKCCAFCFRKCCMRKSLKKKED